In Babesia microti strain RI chromosome IV, complete genome, the sequence TGGGATCTGTGATTTAGACATCACAGGCCCATGCCTAAAGACATTAATGCCACCCAATCAGGATTTTGTCAAGTGGATCACCAAGCAAAGTACCCATATACGttatgaaaatgataaaatgaGCCCTAGGGATCCATTAGATACACTATACCCGTTGAGTACAGACGAAGACACTTGTTTGCCAGAAGATAATCAATACCTGGAGCCTTTGGAGGTAGACACTGTGAAACTAATGTCGATAAGCTTTTTTAAATCCCCAAAGTCACAGGTATTTAACTGCTTATCTAGGGATTTACTGCATTTAGAGGTCCTGCTAGCGACCagatttgtcaaattttactCAAAAGAACCAATTGGGGAGAGCTGAACTATTTAATTCTAGACCTTCCCCCCGGGACAATGGATATCGTCTTATCAGCCTCCGAACATATAACAATTGATGGAGTTATCGCAGTCACTACACCGCACATTACGAGGTATAatccaaatttacacagtcaaaaaattactGAAAGGGGGTTAAACCTGTTTAAACACTTAAATACGACTGTTTTAGCATTGGTTGAGAATATGGCCTACTTCCAGTGCAGCTGCGCTAAACACTTCATCTTTGGCAATCCGTGCGGccaaaatttatgtaaaaatcataacataccaaaatatatacaactCCCATTAATTAGCATGTATGTTAATGTgtcaattgatgatatgTTAAAGGTTAGTTAAATGTAACGTAGGATACTGTGGTTACCAGTGAGTTATATGAATTAGTTGAccatttgataaattataagtGGGAGATTagtaaaaaaatttcatccaTAGCAGTGGATGAcactgataattttgattggTATATGCCTAGTGGTATGAGATTCCGTATGGGGTGACTTAATCATAGAACTGACTGGGCACTATTTTTGTTCCAAATGGCTTCCGCAGAAATATGCCTGTTCAAAAAGTGGTCCTATGAGGATGTAGATATTTCAGATTTGTCATTGGTATCCCATTAGATGATTTAGGTGGATTGCATTGCTGTACAAGGCAAAGCCCGAGTGTTCACCCCTCACACTGCTGGAAGATATCAGAAACAAAGATTTCGTAAGACTCAATGTCCTATTGTGGAGCGTCTTGTCAACTCCATGATGATGCACGGCAGGTATGTTTATCGGCTTTTAAGCAACTGAACTACGTTTCGGCCTTTATGGCTTGCCTATATGATGATACGTTTATGAGGTTTAGACTAATGACTAACACCTTTCGCCCCTATCTGAATCACACTCTAAAcctaaacaaatttaacatagaaATAACGGAAAAAAGCTGAAGGCTATTAGAATTGTGGAGCATGCCTTTGAGATAATCCACCTAATGACCGACAAGAACCCAATCCAGGTCTTCGTCGACGCTGTCAAGAATGGAGGTCCGCGTGAGGATTCCACCAGAATTGGTTCAGCGGGCGTAGTTAGGAGACAAGCAGTGGATGTATCCCCTCTTAGGCGTGTTAACCAggcaatttatttaatttgtactGGGGCAAGAAATGCTGCCTTTCGTAACATAAAGACGATTGCAGAGTGCTTGGCCGAAGAAATCATGAATTGTGCCAAAGAATCCTCCAATTCATACGCCATAAAGAAGAAGGATGAAATTGAGCGAGTGGCTAAGGCTAATCGATAAACATTTCCCTcatcaatttttcaatacCAGCACTAAATCTAGATCTCACCATTTTTATTAGACCTACTGACACTCGAACTTATCTGTACCTGcattatataatacagTGACCCGTATCCAGTAGACTGCCGCATTATGAATGATGTGAATGTTGACCACATATACAAACAGTGATctatatagataaaattgcaCCATATTTAGGCTTTTGACAATTTAGTGCGTTTGATGCCAAgaatattgcaaattttgcCACATATCAAACGCATCAATTCATGCAGTTTTGCAATTAGATATATAAGGACGTCACAAAGCAACAATACTCAGCCCATTGGCTTAGGTGTTACAAATGTAACAGATGTTACAAGtgcaaataaaattgtgataCCGGAATGGCTAGTTGACGAGGAAAAGTCTACAGACTTTTCACTTAAAATACTCGAGGACAACGCGTTGTACATTAGCAAAGCAGAATCCTCCAAATTTTTAGTCCCTAAGCCTAAATCGGACAGTCTAACCATTACATATTGGATATATAATACCCTAATGTAACttttagataatttagtaaATCAAAAAGAATTAAACATGTGGCTATAACAATGAACATTCTATCACTGGCACAAATAGAGAATCAGTCGCTACTCAATTCACTAAATATAGGCCCCGGATTCAAT encodes:
- a CDS encoding small subunit ribosomal protein S5e (overlaps_old_locusTagID:BBM_III08092), whose protein sequence is MASAEICLFKKWSYEDVDISDLSLVDCIAVQGKARVFTPHTAGRYQKQRFRKTQCPIVERLVNSMMMHGRNNGKKLKAIRIVEHAFEIIHLMTDKNPIQVFVDAVKNGGPREDSTRIGSAGVVRRQAVDVSPLRRVNQAIYLICTGARNAAFRNIKTIAECLAEEIMNCAKESSNSYAIKKKDEIERVAKANR
- a CDS encoding small subunit ribosomal protein S5e (overlaps_old_locusTagID:BBM_III08090) — its product is MTIGRVIAVHSSKGGVGKSTLTCLLAKLLKERDLKVGICDLDITGPCLKTLMPPNQDFVKWITKQSTHIRYENDKMSPRDPLDTLYPLSTDEDTCLPEDNQYLEPLEVDTVKLMSISFFKSPKSQGFTAFRGPASDQICQILLKRTNWGELNYLILDLPPGTMDIVLSASEHITIDGVIAVTTPHITSQKITERGLNLFKHLNTTVLALVENMAYFQCSCAKHFIFGNPCGQNLCKNHNIPKYIQLPLISMYVNVSIDDMLKDTVVTSELYELVDHLINYKWEISKKISSIAVDDTDNFDWYMPSGMRFRMG